In Phocoena phocoena chromosome 3, mPhoPho1.1, whole genome shotgun sequence, a single window of DNA contains:
- the PTTG1 gene encoding securin has protein sequence MATLIYVDKENGEPGTRVAPKDGLKLGSGPSVKALDGRSQVSTPHVGKMFDAPPALPKAARKALGTVNRATEKSIKTNGPLKQKQTAFSTKKMTEKTAKAKSSVPASDDTYPEIEKFFPFNPLDFESFDLPEEHQIAHMPLNGVPLMMLDEKRELEQLLHLGPPSPLKMSPLPWESNLLQSPSSILSTLDVELPPVCYDLDI, from the exons ATGGCTACTCTGATCTATGTTGACAAGGAAAATGGAGAACCAGGCACCCGTGTGGCTCCTAAGGACGGGCTGAAGCTGGGGTCTGGGCCTT CAGTCAAAGCTTTAGATGGGAGATCTCAGGTTTCAACACCACATGTTGGCAAAATGTTTGATGCTCCACCAGCTTTACCTAAAGCTGCCAGAAAGGCTTTGGGAACTGTTAACAGAGCTACAGAAAAGTCAATAAAGACTAATGGACCcctcaaacagaaacagacagcctTCTCTACCAAAAAG ATGACTGAGAAGACCGCTAAAGCAAAAAGCTCTGTTCCTGCCTCAGATGACACCtatccagaaatagaaaaattctttCCCTTCAACCCATTAG ATTTCGAGAGTTTCGACCTGCCTGAAGAGCACCAGATTGCACACATGCCCTTGAATGGAGTGCCTCTCATGATGCTCGATGAGAAGAGGGAGCTTGAACAGCTGTTACACCTGGGCCCCCCTTCACCTCTGAAGATGTCTCCTCTACCGTGGGAGTCTA ATCTGTTGCAGTCTCCCTCAAGCATTCTGTCGACCCTGGATGTTGAATTGCCACCTGTTTGCTATGACTtagatatttaa